A section of the Rhipicephalus sanguineus isolate Rsan-2018 chromosome 11, BIME_Rsan_1.4, whole genome shotgun sequence genome encodes:
- the LOC119375293 gene encoding retinitis pigmentosa 1-like 1 protein — translation MIEHTKADHESTANETSHKFSALEGQATLSTEEQNFEGKVHETSVQENLSEGETTVYTDSESVGTTDHQRSEEGNVSEKEMIEGPKADHERTANKTFDQFSGSEEQATTSAEEQNSEGKVYETSVQQNLSEGETTIYTDSESVGTTDHQPSEEGNVSEEEMIEDPKADHESMAHDISDQFSASEEQATTSVEEQNSEVKVYETSVQHNLSEGQTTIYTDSESVGATDRQPSEEGNVSKEEMIEYPKADHESTANETSDQISAPEEQVAISAEGEISEGKVHETSVQHNVSDGETVSSESENVGTTDHQPSEEDSVSEEEMSEDSKADEQSEPDEISDEFNALEEQATTSAEEQNSEGQVHHTSEQNNLFQGGTIYTESKNVGPTDHQPSEEGNMSDEMIEPLKRDHEIPAGETSEQINASEEHAATSAEQQNSDRQASEPSEQYSLSEAETTMYIEGENVDTTGPQPPQHGNAPEEQMIQLPIADHERLADKTSVQSIVPGEQTRTSNDEEHSDGHVHKSLEPQHLAEAETAMFTESENVGTTDRQPIEEGNTFEEALTDSTKVHNENTAGETSDQFNSLEEQTRMSNEEKILTAKYARHSSNIIYLKERLACPLTEKLMAQEIANHLRKATQLKGK, via the coding sequence ATGATTGAACACACAAAAGCAGACCATGAAAGCACGGCTAACGAAACATCTCACAAATTCAGTGCATTGGAAGGGCAGGCTACACTATCAACTGAGGAACAAAATTTTGAGGGCAAAGTCCACGAGACATCGGTGCAAGAGAATTTATCCGAAGGAGAGACCACCGTTTACACCGATAGCGAAAGTGTTGGCACAACTGATCACCAACGATCTGAGGAAGGCAATGTATCAGAAAAGGAAATGATTGAAGGCCCAAAAGCAGACCATGAAAGAACGGCTAACAAAACATTTGACCAATTCAGTGGATCGGAAGAGCAGGCTACAACATCAGCCGAGGAACAAAATTCTGAGGGCAAGGTCTACGAGACATCGGTGCAACAGAATTTATCCGAAGGTGAGACCACCATTTACACCGATAGCGAAAGTGTTGGAACAACCGATCACCAACCATCTGAGGAAGGCAATGTGTCAGAAGAGGAAATGATTGAAGACCCAAAAGCAGACCATGAAAGCATGGCTCACGATATATCCGACCAATTCAGTGCATCGGAAGAACAGGCTACAACATCAGTCGAGGAACAAAACTCTGAGGTTAAGGTCTACGAGACATCGGTGCAACATAATTTATCCGAAGGACAGACCACCATTTACACCGATAGTGAAAGCGTTGGCGCAACCGATCGTCAACCATCTGAGGAAGGCAATGTGTCAAAAGAGGAAATGATTGAATACCCAAAAGCAGACCATGAAAGCACGGCTAACGAGACATCTGACCAAATCAGTGCACCGGAAGAGCAGGTTGCAATATCAGCCGAGGGAGAAATTTCTGAGGGCAAGGTCCACGAGACATCGGTGCAGCACAATGTATCCGATGGAGAGACCGTCTCCAGTGAGAGTGAAAATGTTGGCACAACTGATCACCAACCATCTGAGGAAGACAGCGTGTCCGAAGAGGAAATGAGTGAAGACTCAAAAGCAGACGAACAAAGCGAGCCTGACGAAATATCTGATGAATTCAATGCATTGGAAGAACAGGCTACAACGTCTGCCGAGGAACAAAATTCTGAAGGCCAGGTCCACCACACATCAGAGCAAAACAATTTATTTCAAGGAGGTACCATTTACACTGAGAGTAAAAATGTGGGGCCAACTGATCACCAACCATCTGAGGAAGGCAACATGTCTGATGAAATGATTGAACCGCTCAAAAGAGACCATGAAATCCCGGCTGGCGAAACATCTGAACAAATTAATGCTTCGGAAGAACAtgctgctacatcagccgagCAACAAAACTCTGACCGCCAGGCCTCCGAGCCATCTGAACAATATAGTTTATCTGAAGCAGAGACTACGATGTATATTGAGGGTGAAAATGTTGACACAACAGGTCCCCAGCCACCTCAACATGGCAACGCACCTGAAGAGCAAATGATTCAACTGCCAATAGCAGACCATGAAAGACTGGCTGACAAAACGTCTGTCCAATCTATTGTGCCAGGAGAACAGACCAGAACGTCAAACGACGAAGAACATTCTGACGGCCACGTCCACAAGTCATTGGAGCCCCAGCATTTAGCTGAAGCAGAGACGGCCATGTTCACAGAGAGTGAAAATGTTGGCACAACAGATCGCCAACCAATTGAAGAAGGCAACACATTTGAAGAGGCACTGACTGATTCGACAAAAGTACACAATGAAAACACCGCTGGCGAAACGTCTGACCAATTCAATTCATTGGAAGAACAGACCAGAATgtcaaatgaagaaaaaattttgaCGGCCAAGTACGCCAGACATTCGAGCAACATAATTTATCTGAAGGAGAGGCTAGCATGTCCGCTGACGGAGAAATTGATGGCACAAGAGATCGCCAACCATCTGAGGAAGGCAACGCAACTGAAGGGGAAATGA